The Humulus lupulus chromosome 3, drHumLupu1.1, whole genome shotgun sequence genome window below encodes:
- the LOC133823842 gene encoding protein trichome birefringence-like 9 yields MDLKSSQDQRQPKSQKLQIFFVPKRDVRYALALFIIIISSFIISRLVGPFDRGLFRFRFGFLSPPILSNNSKTSSLDGHCCDYSYGRWVWDETRLLESYNESCQFLDPGFRCRQNGRTNEDFRQWRWQPDGCDLPRFNASDFLERSRNGRIVFAGDSIGRNQWESLLCMLAQGVSNKSAIYEVNGKPITKHKGFLSMRFTEYNLTVSYYRAPFLVINGRPPKNSSKQVFSSVKVDQLHWYSKYWMGADVLVFNDGHWWNKDKTTNMGCYFEEDKKINMTMDVMEAFRRSLQTLKSWAINSLDPEKSHIFFRSYSPVHYRNGTWNEGGNCDIHVEPETDYQKLESDPPYNQIMYNVIKQMDYGNWKVKFLNVTYLTEIRKDGHPSKYREPRTPQFSPQDCSHWCLPGVPDTWNELLYAHLLSKGFKTK; encoded by the exons ATGGATCTCAAAAGCTCCCAAGATCAACGTCAACCCAAGTCCCAAAAACTCCAAATATTCTTTGTTCCCAAACGAGATGTTCGTTATGCGTTAGCTTTATTCATCATAATAATCTCTTCCTTCATTATTTCAAGACTTGTTGGCCCTTTCGATCGCGGGTTGTTCAGGTTTCGCTTCGGCTTCTTGTCCCCGCCGATTCTTTCCAATAATTCTAAAACGTCGTCGTTGGATGGCCACTGCTGTGATTATTCGTATGGGAGATGGGTTTGGGATGAGACTCGTCTTCTCGAGTCCTACAACGAGAGCTGCCAATTTCTCGACCCCGGATTCCGTTGCCGCCAAAATGGACGGACCAACGAAGATTTCCGCCAGTGGCGGTGGCAACCCGACGGCTGTGATCTTCCCAG atTTAACGCCAGCGATTTCCTAGAGAGAAGTCGAAATGGACGAATAGTGTTCGCAGGAGACTCCATTGGAAGGAACCAGTGGGAATCTTTATTGTGCATGCTAGCTCAGGGAGTGTCCAATAAGTCGGCAATCTATGAAGTCAATGGCAAACCCATAACCAAACACAAGGGCTTTCTCTCTATGAGGTTTACCGAGTATAATCTTACTGTTTCGTATTACAGAGCTCCTTTCCTTGTCATCAATGGCCGCCCACCCAAGAATTCGTCCAAACAAGTGTTCAGCTCTGTTAAAGTTGACCAGTTGCACTGGTATTCCAAGTACTGGATGGGAGCTGATGTTTTGGTCTTCAACGATGGGCATTGGTGGAACAAGGACAAGACAACTAACAT GGGCTGCTATTTCGAAGAAGATAAAAAGATTAATATGACGATGGATGTTATGGAAGCTTTTCGAAGATCCTTGCAAACATTGAAATCTTGGGCAATAAACAGTCTTGATCCTGAAAAGAGCCATATATTCTTTCGTAGCTACTCCCCAGTACATTACAG GAACGGCACATGGAATGAAGGAGGCAACTGTGATATCCATGTAGAACCAGAAACAGATTACCAGAAACTTGAATCCGATCCACCCTATAATCAGATCATGTATAACGTGATCAAACAGATGGATTATGGAAATTGGAAGGTCAAGTTCTTGAACGTCACATATCTAACAGAGATCAGGAAGGACGGTCACCCTTCCAAGTATCGCGAACCTCGAACCCCACAATTTTCTCCACAAGATTGTAGCCATTGGTGCCTACCTGGAGTACCAGACACATGGAATGAACTTCTTTACGCTCATCTACTATCGAAAGGATTCAAAACCAAGTGA